In Tenacibaculum pacificus, a single window of DNA contains:
- a CDS encoding DEAD/DEAH box helicase: MSNENTPTQETKGKNLYDYQKEALFKIFKCFENAPENFHLLYQLPTGGGKTVIFSEITRQFIKHYQKKVLIMTHRIELCKQTAKMLGEFGVENKIIDSKADLEDQDKYDCFVAMVETLNNRLNDEMLDISDVGLVIIDEAHYNSFTKLFKFFDKSFVLGVTATPLSSNIKLPMKDNYDDLIAGESIGTLIQNEYLARANVFSYNVGLTSLEIGANGDYTVKSSEDLYTNTDMLSKLLQAYEERAKGTKTLIFNNGINTSLHVYDTFKRGGYPIAHLDNTNTKKERDAILKWFHETPDAIITSVSILTTGFDEPSVKSIILNRATKSLTLYYQMIGRGSRIFKGKNDFNVIDLGNNFHRFGPWGADLDWHKMFRAPNFYLDNLLSDEEIENEFRYELPANVREEFSKSEDLYFDVKKVYIETIQAGQSSKKVLEKSIDHHAKICVENSEDVFDALILAKKLGGEIDDRIHRYSKCICKSTHNFIDWLQDDYRKKLNSHLRSNFDEIYEDIFGHPPPEEEEEDEE, from the coding sequence TTGAGCAACGAAAACACACCTACACAAGAAACCAAAGGAAAAAATTTATACGATTATCAGAAAGAAGCATTGTTTAAAATATTTAAATGTTTTGAGAATGCTCCTGAAAATTTTCACTTATTATACCAATTACCAACAGGTGGAGGTAAAACAGTGATTTTTTCAGAAATTACACGTCAGTTTATTAAACATTATCAAAAAAAGGTATTGATAATGACGCATCGTATTGAGTTATGTAAGCAAACTGCAAAGATGCTTGGAGAATTTGGTGTAGAGAATAAAATTATCGATAGTAAAGCTGATTTAGAAGATCAAGACAAATACGATTGTTTCGTTGCAATGGTAGAGACTTTAAACAATCGTTTAAATGACGAGATGTTAGATATTTCTGATGTAGGTTTAGTTATTATTGATGAAGCACATTATAATTCATTTACGAAATTGTTTAAGTTTTTTGATAAATCGTTTGTACTTGGTGTAACAGCAACACCGTTAAGTTCGAATATCAAATTACCAATGAAAGACAATTATGATGATTTAATTGCAGGTGAAAGTATTGGTACCTTAATACAAAACGAATATTTAGCAAGAGCAAATGTATTCTCATATAATGTTGGTTTAACATCTTTAGAAATAGGAGCAAACGGAGATTACACCGTAAAATCATCAGAAGATTTATATACAAATACAGATATGTTATCGAAGCTTCTACAAGCTTACGAAGAACGTGCTAAAGGAACAAAAACATTGATTTTTAATAACGGGATTAACACATCGTTACACGTGTACGATACTTTTAAAAGGGGAGGTTACCCTATTGCGCATTTAGATAACACGAATACTAAAAAAGAACGTGATGCTATTTTGAAATGGTTTCATGAAACACCAGACGCAATTATTACCTCTGTAAGTATTTTAACAACTGGTTTTGACGAACCTTCAGTAAAATCAATTATTTTAAATAGAGCAACAAAATCATTAACTCTTTATTATCAAATGATTGGTAGAGGGTCTCGTATTTTTAAAGGAAAAAATGATTTTAATGTAATTGATTTAGGAAATAACTTTCATCGTTTTGGACCTTGGGGTGCTGATTTAGATTGGCATAAAATGTTTAGAGCTCCTAATTTTTATTTAGATAATTTATTATCTGATGAGGAAATTGAAAATGAATTTAGATATGAGTTACCAGCTAACGTTAGAGAAGAGTTTTCAAAATCTGAAGATTTATACTTTGATGTAAAAAAGGTTTATATCGAAACGATTCAGGCAGGACAATCTTCAAAAAAAGTTTTAGAAAAGTCAATAGACCATCATGCTAAAATTTGTGTAGAAAATAGTGAAGATGTTTTTGATGCTTTAATCTTAGCGAAAAAACTAGGAGGAGAAATTGATGATAGAATACATCGATATTCTAAATGTATCTGTAAAAGTACTCATAATTTTATTGATTGGTTACAAGATGATTATAGAAAGAAGTTAAATTCTCATTTACGTTCAAATTTTGATGAGATATATGAAGATATTTTTGGTCATCCGCCACCAGAAGAAGAGGAAGAAGACGAAGAATAA
- the fahA gene encoding fumarylacetoacetase, whose protein sequence is MKITANNPNRKSWLTVNKKSDFPIQNIPFGVFITKDDIITIGTRIGDFAIDLGALHQLGYFEDIPLTDDIFLQDTLNDFIADGRKTWRLVRNKIAEIFDVTNGKLRDNAEHKYQVIFRMEDVEMQLPVAVGDYTDFYASKERATNVGSLFRDPENALLPNWLHIPIGYHGRSSSIIPSGTPVRRPVGQQKPNEGETKPNFGASKLLDFELEMAFITTVANDLGDRIPIEDADEYIFGLVLFNDWSARDIQAWEYVPLGPFLGKSFASTISPWIVTLDALQPFRVDNPKQVHEPLPYLKKEGKDSFDINLQMAIQPEGKEETVVCNSNFKYMYWTMAQQLAHHTINGCPINAGDMMGSGTISGPTKDSFGSMLELTWRGQNPLKLNDGSERKFINDHDTVIMRGYSENDEVRIGFGECTGKVLPAIEF, encoded by the coding sequence ATGAAAATAACAGCAAATAATCCGAATAGAAAATCTTGGCTAACTGTTAATAAAAAATCAGATTTTCCTATTCAAAACATTCCTTTCGGAGTATTTATAACGAAAGATGATATTATTACTATTGGTACTAGAATTGGTGATTTTGCTATCGATTTAGGTGCCTTACATCAATTAGGGTATTTTGAAGATATTCCTTTAACTGATGATATCTTCTTACAAGATACTTTAAATGATTTTATTGCTGATGGACGTAAAACTTGGCGTTTAGTTCGTAATAAAATTGCTGAAATCTTTGATGTAACTAATGGTAAATTACGTGATAATGCAGAACATAAGTATCAAGTAATTTTTAGAATGGAAGATGTTGAAATGCAACTTCCTGTAGCAGTTGGTGATTATACCGATTTTTACGCAAGCAAAGAGCGTGCTACAAATGTTGGTTCTTTATTTCGTGACCCTGAAAATGCCTTATTACCTAATTGGTTACATATTCCTATTGGTTATCATGGTAGAAGTTCTTCTATTATCCCTTCAGGTACACCTGTTCGTCGTCCTGTTGGGCAACAAAAACCTAATGAAGGAGAAACAAAACCCAATTTTGGAGCTTCAAAATTATTAGATTTTGAATTAGAAATGGCATTTATAACTACCGTTGCAAACGATTTAGGAGACAGAATTCCTATTGAAGATGCTGATGAATATATTTTTGGATTGGTTTTGTTTAATGATTGGTCTGCTCGTGATATACAGGCTTGGGAATATGTGCCTTTAGGTCCATTTTTAGGAAAGAGCTTTGCTTCTACTATTTCTCCTTGGATTGTAACTTTAGATGCTTTGCAACCTTTTAGAGTTGATAACCCAAAGCAAGTACATGAGCCTTTACCTTATCTGAAAAAAGAAGGAAAAGATAGTTTTGATATTAATTTACAAATGGCGATTCAACCAGAGGGAAAAGAAGAAACTGTTGTTTGTAATTCAAACTTTAAATATATGTATTGGACTATGGCACAACAATTAGCACATCACACTATAAATGGATGTCCTATAAACGCTGGTGATATGATGGGGTCTGGAACCATTTCAGGACCTACTAAAGATAGTTTTGGTTCTATGTTAGAATTAACTTGGAGAGGTCAAAACCCATTAAAATTAAATGACGGTTCTGAGCGTAAATTTATCAACGATCATGATACTGTTATTATGCGTGGATACTCTGAAAATGATGAGGTTCGTATTGGTTTTGGAGAATGTACAGGTAAAGTTTTACCAGCTATTGAATTTTAA
- the glyA gene encoding serine hydroxymethyltransferase yields the protein MQKDHQIFDLIQEEKERQLNGLELIASENFVSEQVMEAQGSILTNKYAEGYPGKRYYGGCEVVDVVEQIAIDRAKELFGAEYVNVQPHSGSQANTAVFAACLNPGDTILGFDLSHGGHLTHGSPVNFSGKLYNPVFYGVDKETGQIDYNHLEQQAKEHKPKLIIAGASAYSRDMDFAKFREIADSVGAILMADISHPAGLIAKGILSDPIPHCHIVTTTTHKTLRGPRGGIIMIGKDFENPFGLKLKSGKLKKMSTLINSSVFPGNQGGPLEHVIAAKAVAFGEALTDEFLEYQIQVKENAQAMAKAFVAKGYNIISGGTDNHCMLIDLRNKDITGKDAEIALGKADITVNKNMVPFDTQSPFVTSGIRIGTSAITTRGLQEEDMQVVVDLIDAAIQNATNEEKLSEISEDVHNLMQHRRLFIM from the coding sequence ATGCAAAAAGATCATCAAATATTTGATTTAATTCAAGAAGAAAAAGAACGTCAGCTAAATGGTTTAGAATTGATTGCTTCTGAAAACTTTGTAAGCGAACAAGTAATGGAAGCTCAAGGTTCTATTTTAACAAACAAATACGCCGAAGGATACCCTGGTAAACGTTATTACGGTGGGTGTGAAGTTGTAGATGTTGTAGAGCAAATAGCAATTGACAGAGCTAAAGAATTATTTGGAGCTGAATACGTAAATGTTCAACCACATTCAGGTTCACAAGCTAATACGGCAGTTTTTGCGGCATGTTTAAACCCTGGAGATACTATTTTAGGTTTTGACTTGTCTCACGGAGGACACTTAACACACGGATCACCTGTAAATTTTTCAGGAAAATTATATAATCCTGTTTTTTACGGAGTAGATAAAGAAACTGGTCAAATTGATTATAATCATTTAGAACAACAAGCTAAAGAACATAAGCCAAAATTAATAATCGCAGGAGCTTCGGCATATTCTCGTGATATGGATTTTGCAAAGTTTAGAGAAATTGCTGATAGTGTTGGTGCTATTTTAATGGCAGATATTTCTCATCCAGCAGGTTTAATTGCTAAAGGAATTTTATCTGACCCAATACCTCATTGTCATATTGTAACGACAACTACTCATAAAACATTACGTGGACCACGTGGTGGAATTATTATGATTGGTAAAGATTTTGAAAATCCTTTTGGATTAAAATTAAAATCAGGAAAGTTAAAGAAAATGTCAACATTGATAAATTCTTCAGTTTTTCCAGGAAATCAAGGTGGACCTTTAGAACACGTTATTGCTGCTAAAGCTGTTGCTTTTGGTGAAGCTTTAACTGATGAGTTTTTAGAATACCAAATTCAAGTAAAAGAAAACGCACAAGCAATGGCGAAAGCTTTTGTAGCAAAAGGATACAATATTATTTCTGGAGGAACAGACAATCACTGTATGTTAATCGATTTAAGAAATAAAGATATTACTGGTAAAGATGCTGAAATAGCATTAGGAAAAGCAGATATTACTGTAAACAAGAACATGGTTCCTTTTGATACTCAAAGTCCATTTGTAACTTCAGGTATCCGTATTGGTACTTCTGCAATTACTACTCGTGGTTTACAGGAAGAGGATATGCAAGTAGTTGTTGATTTAATTGATGCAGCTATTCAAAATGCGACAAACGAAGAAAAACTTAGTGAAATTAGTGAAGATGTTCATAATTTAATGCAACACCGTAGACTATTTATAATGTAA
- a CDS encoding cation:proton antiporter → MNDIYIISTVLIFLSAIFGYINVRFLKLPNTIGLMILTILFTLAVLLLSTIDPTLLNFEKSIISQIDFKTLLLDEMLSFLLFAGALHTNFDQLKIQRWPILLFSTLGVLTSTFLVGIVMFFALQLISLDVSFINCLLFGALISPTDPIAVLGILKKAGVPKKLETKIVGESLFNDGVGVVIFLTIFKIAESDTANVSTIDVLQLFGQEVIGGIGIGLILGWVTYRLLKSIDDFDIEVIITLATVMGGTVLCHKFHLSAPLAMVTAGLIVGNDTVRANSMSETTEKYVDKFWELLDILLNAILFVLIGMEMLVLVIEGRFVLAGLLAIPICLICRYISLFVPIKIFEKKLDFVKNTDVIMTWGGLRGGISIALALGLSVSMERDLFLVITYIVVVFSIIAQGLTVDKLVKRLKE, encoded by the coding sequence ATGAATGATATTTACATAATTTCAACTGTGCTAATTTTTTTATCCGCAATATTCGGATATATAAATGTTCGCTTTTTAAAGTTACCAAATACAATTGGTTTAATGATTTTAACCATCTTATTTACCTTAGCTGTTCTTTTACTTAGCACTATAGATCCAACATTATTAAACTTTGAGAAATCGATTATTTCTCAAATCGATTTTAAAACCTTATTATTAGATGAAATGCTAAGTTTCTTGCTATTTGCGGGAGCATTACACACTAATTTTGATCAACTTAAAATACAGCGTTGGCCAATATTGTTATTTTCAACATTAGGAGTATTAACCTCAACTTTTTTAGTAGGTATTGTTATGTTTTTTGCACTACAACTTATTAGTTTAGACGTTAGCTTTATCAATTGCTTGTTGTTTGGAGCATTAATCTCACCAACCGACCCAATTGCTGTGTTAGGTATTCTTAAAAAAGCAGGAGTTCCTAAAAAATTAGAAACTAAAATTGTTGGAGAATCTCTTTTTAACGATGGTGTAGGTGTTGTTATCTTTTTAACTATTTTTAAAATTGCAGAATCAGATACAGCAAACGTAAGTACAATTGACGTATTACAGCTTTTCGGACAAGAAGTAATAGGAGGTATTGGTATTGGATTAATTTTAGGTTGGGTTACATATCGCTTGTTAAAATCTATTGATGATTTTGATATTGAAGTAATCATCACTTTAGCAACCGTAATGGGAGGAACAGTATTATGTCACAAATTTCATTTATCAGCTCCTTTAGCGATGGTTACTGCAGGTTTAATAGTAGGAAACGATACAGTAAGAGCTAATTCTATGTCTGAAACTACAGAGAAGTATGTCGATAAGTTTTGGGAATTACTAGATATCTTATTAAACGCCATTTTATTTGTATTGATAGGAATGGAAATGTTAGTGTTAGTAATAGAAGGGAGATTTGTTTTAGCAGGTTTATTAGCAATTCCTATCTGTTTAATATGCCGTTATATTTCTTTGTTTGTGCCGATAAAAATCTTTGAAAAAAAATTAGATTTCGTGAAAAACACCGATGTAATTATGACATGGGGAGGTTTGAGAGGCGGAATATCAATAGCTTTAGCTTTAGGATTATCTGTAAGTATGGAAAGAGATTTATTTCTAGTAATTACTTATATTGTAGTTGTATTTTCTATTATAGCACAAGGTTTAACAGTTGATAAATTAGTAAAACGGTTAAAAGAATAA
- a CDS encoding 1-acyl-sn-glycerol-3-phosphate acyltransferase → MISKFIFTKVLGWKFNGEFPKELKKYVLIGAPHTSWQDFMVGLFSKKITGTKLNFVGKKALFKPPFGWFFKSLGGAPIDRSKSTNVVEAIVKVFNENDEFRLAISPEGTRQFVDKWKTGFYYIAQGANVPIVMLGFDFENKEVKLSKPFYPTGDIKEDFTHFYQFYKNIKGAKPELFNNQSFL, encoded by the coding sequence ATGATATCAAAATTTATATTTACAAAAGTTTTAGGTTGGAAGTTTAATGGCGAATTTCCAAAAGAACTTAAAAAATATGTATTAATAGGTGCTCCACATACAAGTTGGCAAGATTTTATGGTTGGTTTGTTTTCAAAAAAAATTACAGGTACAAAACTTAACTTTGTAGGAAAAAAAGCACTATTTAAACCACCGTTTGGTTGGTTTTTTAAATCGCTAGGAGGTGCGCCAATCGATAGAAGTAAAAGTACTAATGTAGTTGAAGCAATTGTTAAAGTTTTTAATGAAAATGATGAGTTTAGATTAGCAATATCACCAGAAGGAACTAGGCAATTTGTTGATAAATGGAAAACAGGCTTTTATTACATCGCGCAAGGCGCAAATGTGCCTATTGTAATGCTTGGTTTCGATTTTGAAAATAAAGAAGTAAAACTTTCAAAACCTTTTTATCCTACAGGTGATATCAAAGAAGATTTTACGCATTTTTATCAATTTTATAAAAATATTAAAGGAGCAAAGCCTGAATTATTTAATAATCAATCTTTTTTATAA
- a CDS encoding DEAD/DEAH box helicase: MPKQFSDLGINKQLQQRLVDLKITLPTDVQEKTIPVILNQKEDVVVLAKTGTGKTAAFGLPLLQLIDTEKTTIQTLILAPTRELGQQIYNNLVSFSTNNEVSIASICGGIPIKPQIERLATTTHIVIATPGRLVDLVKRGAINIKEIKYFVLDEADEMVSALKDEVDTIIKGIPKNRRTLLFTATMSGVIKQLVQNYMSKHVAHIEADMATVGHQGIDHQYVVVKPIEKLEVLLHFLNSKEGQRGIIFCKTKAAVNKLAKNLAINKFSSGAIHGSLTQGIRDRIMGQFREGYIDILVATDLAARGIDVKDVSYVVNYHLPDTYDAYVHRSGRTARAGAKGLSLTILQEDEVKDIADFEKELGIVFKPFKKADAKSIEENNGLIWAKKIFKTKPNRNVSEDFKSKVKTIFHHLTKEELVDKILANYLVESNTVTPKKEVKK; the protein is encoded by the coding sequence ATGCCAAAACAATTTTCAGATTTAGGAATTAATAAACAATTACAACAGCGTTTAGTTGATTTAAAAATTACTCTTCCAACAGATGTACAAGAAAAAACGATACCTGTTATTCTAAATCAAAAAGAAGATGTTGTTGTTTTAGCAAAAACAGGAACAGGTAAAACTGCTGCTTTTGGATTGCCTTTATTACAACTTATCGATACCGAAAAAACAACGATACAAACCTTAATATTAGCTCCAACAAGAGAATTAGGTCAGCAGATTTATAATAATTTAGTTTCTTTTTCTACAAATAATGAAGTAAGTATTGCTTCTATATGTGGAGGTATTCCTATAAAACCTCAAATTGAGCGTTTAGCTACTACTACGCATATTGTAATTGCAACACCAGGTCGTTTAGTCGATTTAGTAAAGCGTGGAGCTATCAATATAAAAGAAATAAAGTATTTTGTTTTAGATGAAGCAGATGAAATGGTAAGTGCTTTAAAAGATGAGGTAGATACTATTATTAAAGGAATTCCAAAAAATAGAAGAACTTTATTATTCACGGCAACCATGTCTGGAGTTATAAAACAACTGGTTCAGAATTACATGTCTAAACACGTAGCGCATATCGAAGCTGATATGGCAACGGTTGGGCATCAAGGAATAGATCATCAGTATGTGGTGGTAAAACCTATTGAAAAATTAGAAGTATTACTTCATTTTTTAAACTCGAAAGAAGGACAACGTGGTATTATCTTCTGTAAAACGAAAGCTGCTGTTAATAAATTAGCTAAAAATTTAGCGATTAATAAATTTTCGTCAGGAGCAATTCACGGAAGTTTAACCCAAGGGATTCGTGATAGAATTATGGGACAATTTAGAGAAGGTTATATTGATATTTTAGTAGCTACAGATTTAGCTGCTCGTGGTATTGATGTAAAAGATGTTTCTTATGTTGTTAATTATCATCTACCTGATACTTATGATGCTTACGTACACAGAAGCGGAAGAACTGCAAGAGCAGGAGCAAAAGGACTTTCTTTAACTATCTTACAAGAAGATGAGGTTAAAGATATTGCTGATTTCGAAAAAGAATTAGGAATCGTTTTTAAACCATTTAAAAAGGCAGATGCTAAAAGCATTGAAGAAAATAACGGTTTAATTTGGGCTAAAAAAATATTCAAAACAAAGCCAAATAGAAATGTTTCTGAAGATTTTAAATCAAAAGTAAAAACTATTTTTCATCATTTAACAAAAGAGGAGTTAGTTGATAAAATTTTAGCAAATTACTTAGTAGAATCAAATACAGTAACTCCAAAAAAGGAAGTTAAGAAATAA
- a CDS encoding cold-shock protein, which produces MNKGIVKFFNDTKGFGFITEEGVTKDHFVHISGLIDEIREGDQVEFELEEGKKGPNAVNVKVI; this is translated from the coding sequence ATGAATAAAGGAATAGTAAAATTTTTCAATGATACTAAAGGTTTTGGTTTTATCACTGAAGAAGGCGTAACAAAAGATCACTTTGTACACATTTCAGGATTAATCGATGAAATCAGAGAAGGTGACCAAGTTGAATTTGAATTAGAAGAAGGTAAAAAAGGACCAAATGCAGTGAACGTAAAAGTGATCTAA
- a CDS encoding cold-shock protein, protein MAKSQQSFNKNEKEKKRLKKREDKRKKMDARKADIRENGPTGIEFAYTDAYGNLSSTPPDPDQKPIVINAEDIQVSVPKTLEGDKEAFDPIRKGTVSFFDSSKGFGFIIDSADQEKYFTHVSGIIDEISENDKVSFELEKGMKGMNAVKVTLVK, encoded by the coding sequence ATGGCAAAATCTCAGCAATCATTTAACAAGAATGAAAAAGAGAAAAAGCGTTTAAAAAAACGTGAAGATAAAAGAAAGAAAATGGATGCTCGTAAGGCAGACATAAGAGAAAATGGTCCAACAGGAATTGAATTCGCATATACTGATGCTTATGGGAATTTATCTTCAACTCCTCCTGATCCAGATCAAAAACCAATAGTTATTAACGCAGAAGACATTCAAGTTAGCGTTCCTAAAACTTTAGAAGGCGATAAAGAAGCGTTTGATCCTATTAGAAAAGGAACTGTTTCATTTTTTGATTCATCTAAAGGATTCGGTTTTATTATCGATTCAGCAGATCAAGAAAAATATTTTACACACGTAAGTGGTATTATTGATGAAATTTCTGAAAATGACAAAGTAAGTTTCGAACTTGAAAAAGGGATGAAAGGAATGAATGCTGTAAAAGTTACTTTAGTTAAGTAG
- a CDS encoding SDR family NAD(P)-dependent oxidoreductase, with amino-acid sequence MSEQKSSIDIASCIATLQHLLADTNQLFELPEDERVALFKAAGELTRPNRTEFERRRKDAKKAAKRKMIAKDTHARKSTGIRSARESALFVAPKLLAAADLSEDTLELESPRNCYVCKTVYTKLHHFYDTMCKDCGDLNYAKRFQLTDLTDQVAVITGSRLKIGYHITLMLLRSGARVVATTRFPADSAIRFSKEEDYKDWSDRLHIHGLDLRHIPSVEIFCNYIEQKYDRLDILINNAAQTVRRPSGFYFHLMENEKLPVDKLPKLAQTLLKDHISCLEELSSLSVPTDKTSKNNVLPVTWHGPEPGIGLRNSAALSQIPYSFDNSLQTAEVFPEGELDADLQQVDLRKTNSWRLRLGEIETTEMVEVQLVNAVAPFVLCNRLSNLMMKENTGKKHIINVTAMEGKFHRFKKVDRHPHTNMAKAALNMLTHTSASTFAKSGIYMNAVDTGWVTDEDPAELSKKKVETHDFQPPLDIVDGAARVMDPLIDGINTGKHWSGKFLKDYFPIDW; translated from the coding sequence ATGAGTGAACAAAAATCGAGTATAGATATAGCATCTTGTATCGCTACATTACAACATTTATTAGCAGATACAAATCAGCTTTTTGAATTACCTGAAGATGAAAGAGTAGCTCTTTTTAAAGCTGCAGGTGAATTAACAAGACCGAATCGTACTGAGTTTGAGCGTAGAAGAAAAGACGCCAAAAAAGCTGCGAAACGTAAAATGATTGCCAAAGACACACACGCTAGAAAATCAACAGGAATTCGTTCAGCAAGAGAATCGGCATTATTTGTTGCTCCTAAATTATTAGCTGCTGCGGATTTATCCGAAGATACATTAGAGCTAGAATCGCCTAGAAACTGCTACGTTTGTAAAACCGTTTATACGAAATTGCATCATTTTTATGATACAATGTGTAAAGATTGTGGTGATTTAAATTATGCAAAACGTTTTCAATTAACAGATTTAACCGATCAAGTAGCTGTTATTACAGGTTCTCGATTAAAAATTGGATACCATATTACGTTAATGCTATTGCGTTCGGGGGCTAGGGTAGTTGCAACAACTCGTTTTCCTGCGGATTCAGCAATTCGTTTTTCTAAAGAAGAAGATTATAAAGATTGGAGTGATCGCTTACATATTCACGGACTTGATTTACGTCATATCCCAAGTGTAGAGATTTTTTGTAATTATATAGAGCAAAAATACGATAGATTAGATATCTTAATCAATAATGCGGCACAAACCGTAAGAAGACCTTCAGGTTTTTACTTTCATTTAATGGAAAATGAAAAGCTTCCTGTTGATAAACTTCCTAAGTTAGCCCAAACTTTATTAAAAGATCATATTAGCTGTTTAGAGGAGTTATCAAGTTTAAGTGTCCCTACGGATAAAACAAGTAAAAATAATGTATTACCAGTTACTTGGCACGGTCCTGAACCTGGAATAGGTTTGCGTAATTCAGCAGCATTATCTCAAATTCCATATAGTTTTGATAATTCGTTACAAACTGCTGAGGTTTTTCCAGAAGGTGAATTAGATGCCGATTTACAACAAGTAGATTTAAGAAAAACGAATAGCTGGCGTTTAAGATTAGGTGAAATTGAAACTACCGAAATGGTAGAGGTACAGTTAGTTAATGCTGTTGCTCCATTTGTATTATGTAATCGTTTATCTAATTTAATGATGAAAGAAAACACAGGTAAAAAGCATATTATAAATGTAACAGCAATGGAAGGTAAGTTTCATCGATTTAAAAAAGTAGATAGACATCCGCACACAAATATGGCAAAAGCGGCTTTAAATATGTTAACACATACTTCAGCATCTACTTTTGCAAAATCTGGTATTTATATGAATGCAGTGGATACTGGTTGGGTTACTGATGAAGATCCTGCTGAGTTATCTAAAAAGAAAGTAGAAACACACGATTTTCAACCGCCTTTAGATATTGTGGATGGTGCGGCACGTGTTATGGATCCATTAATTGATGGTATAAATACAGGAAAACATTGGTCTGGTAAGTTCTTAAAGGATTATTTTCCTATTGACTGGTAA
- a CDS encoding cold-shock protein, with protein MSIGTVKFFNETKGFGFITEEGVEKDHFVHISGLIDEIREGDEVEFDLEEGKKGPNAVNVKVI; from the coding sequence ATGAGTATAGGAACAGTAAAATTTTTCAACGAAACAAAAGGATTTGGATTTATTACAGAAGAAGGAGTTGAAAAAGACCACTTTGTACACATTTCAGGTTTAATCGATGAGATTAGAGAAGGTGACGAAGTTGAATTTGATTTAGAAGAAGGTAAGAAAGGACCAAATGCAGTGAACGTAAAAGTAATCTAA
- a CDS encoding type 1 glutamine amidotransferase domain-containing protein: MKILQTVAIVLTMITASSCKDAKNKRISSEEKITVKKYNKMNIMNILFVLTSHDKLGSTDKKTGFWVEEFANPYYNLLDKGATITIATPKGGAAPIDPNSDSPDTATQDTERFNKDDAAKAKIANTKVLANINADDFDAVFYPGGHGPLWDLATDATSIALIEEFNNQKKPIAFVCHAPAALKEVKNADGSFLVNGKKVTGFTNTEEAAVGLTDVVPFLVEDMLTKNGGIYSKKEDWNAYAIQDGNLITGQNPASSELVAEKLLESLK; the protein is encoded by the coding sequence ATGAAAATATTACAAACAGTAGCTATAGTACTTACTATGATTACCGCATCAAGTTGTAAAGATGCTAAGAATAAAAGAATTTCTTCGGAAGAAAAAATAACTGTAAAAAAATATAACAAAATGAACATAATGAACATATTATTTGTTTTAACATCGCACGATAAATTAGGGAGTACTGATAAAAAAACAGGATTCTGGGTAGAAGAATTTGCCAACCCATATTATAACTTATTAGATAAAGGCGCAACGATTACTATTGCAACACCAAAAGGTGGCGCTGCCCCTATTGACCCAAATAGTGATTCGCCTGATACTGCTACTCAAGATACGGAGCGTTTTAATAAAGATGACGCTGCAAAAGCTAAAATTGCAAATACAAAGGTATTAGCAAATATTAATGCTGATGATTTTGATGCTGTTTTCTACCCTGGAGGACATGGACCTTTATGGGATTTAGCAACCGATGCTACTTCAATTGCTTTGATTGAAGAATTCAACAATCAAAAGAAACCGATTGCTTTTGTATGCCACGCACCTGCCGCTTTAAAAGAAGTAAAAAATGCAGATGGTTCTTTTTTAGTAAATGGTAAAAAAGTAACAGGTTTTACAAATACAGAAGAAGCTGCCGTTGGTCTTACTGATGTTGTTCCTTTTTTAGTAGAAGATATGTTAACTAAAAATGGTGGAATCTATTCTAAAAAAGAAGATTGGAATGCTTATGCAATACAAGATGGTAATTTAATTACAGGGCAAAACCCAGCATCTTCTGAGTTAGTTGCCGAAAAATTATTAGAAAGCTTAAAATAA